One window of Trifolium pratense cultivar HEN17-A07 linkage group LG5, ARS_RC_1.1, whole genome shotgun sequence genomic DNA carries:
- the LOC123884872 gene encoding aspartic proteinase 39-like — MTDILSIGFIFIITAAILTTAAASPLALTLERAFPSNNGIDLDQLRARDTTRHGRILKSSKDVVYFEVYGNSQLPLLGLYYTNISLGTPPVEFHVQIDTGSDVTWVSCSSCNGCPQTSGLEVNCIVILYVEILNHK, encoded by the exons ATGACAGATATATTGAGTATAGGCT TTATCTTCATCATCACCGCCGCCATCTTAACTACCGCGGCGGCATCACCGCTTGCTCTTACGTTGGAAAGAGCTTTTCCGTCAAATAACGGAATTGACTTGGACCAACTACGAGCTAGAGACACGACCCGACATGGTAGAATTCTCAAGTCTTCAAAAGATGTTGTTTACTTTGAGGTTTATGGTAACTCCCAGCTTCCACTCCTCGG ATTATATTATACAAACATATCGTTGGGTACTCCTCCGGTTGAATTTCACGTCCAGATTGACACCGGAAGCGATGTTACCTGGGTCAGTTGCAGCTCATGCAATGGTTGTCCACAGACAAGTGGACTGGAGGTAAATTGCATTGTAATATTATACGTTGAAATATTAAATCACAAATAG
- the LOC123886821 gene encoding aspartic proteinase 36-like, with amino-acid sequence MVRKIELNFFEPKHSSTSSSIPCSDQRCNTGTCQNNQCYYNLKYGIDGGPLLGTSGYYMSDRLHLDTIFEGAVTKISSAPIVFGCSNYRSGYLSKYEKALDGIIGLGHQDISVISQLSAQGVTPRVFSHCLSGDIVGGGTLVMGEIVEADIVYTSLDLSQRHYNLNLESISVNGWALQIDASVFATSKDRGTIVDSGTTLAYLAEEAYDPFVDAITTAIPQSVHTVSFKGYQCFVTPDSVTDIFPKVSLNFAGGVSLNLRPQDYLIQQNPINNGVAVWCIGFLKIKGQGTTILGDLVLKDKIFVYDLDGQRIGWADYNCSLPINVSTTIGTGRHVNTGKISRSSCLEDGIITSFFVTLIFWFMFL; translated from the exons ATGGTCAGAAAA ATTGAGCTCAATTTTTTTGAGCCTAAACATTCATCAACCTCATCCTCAATCCCTTGTTCTGACCAAAGGTGCAATACTGGAACCTGTCAGAACAATCAGTGTTATTACAATCTTAAGTATGGAATTGATGGTGGACCATTGCTTGGCACGTCTGGTTATTACATGTCAGACCGACTACATTTGGACACTATTTTCGAAGGAGCTGTGACAAAAATTTCTTCAGCTCCTATTGTTTTCGG GTGTAGTAACTATAGGAGTGGATACCTTTCTAAATATGAGAAAGCACTCGATGGAATAATCGGACTTGGCCACCAAGATATTTCGGTTATCTCTCAGCTTTCCGCGCAAGGGGTTACTCCTAGAGTATTCTCCCATTGTCTGAGTGGAGACATCGTTGGTGGAGGAACTTTGGTCATGGGCGAAATCGTAGAGGCTGATATTGTGTATACATCGCTTGATCTATCACA GCGTCATTACAACTTAAATCTAGAGAGCATATCTGTCAATGGTTGGGCATTGCAAATCGATGCATCAGTATTTGCAACATCGAAAGACAGAGGTACCATTGTTGATTCTGGAACAACTTTGGCATACCTTGCAGAAGAGGCGTATGATCCTTTTGTTGATGCG ATTACCACTGCAATACCACAATCTGTACACACTGTTTCATTCAAGGGATATCAGTGTTTCGTAACTCCTGACAG TGTCACTGACATTTTCCCTAAAGTGAGTCTCAATTTCGCTGGCGGTGTATCACTGAATCTAAGGCCCCAAGACTACCTTATACAGCAAAATCCTATT AATAATGGTGTAGCAGTGTGGTGTATTGGATTTCTGAAGATCAAAGGTCAAGGCACGACAATTTTAGGCg ATCTGGTACTGAAAGACaaaatttttgtttatgatCTAGACGGTCAACGCATTGGATGGGCTGACTATAACT GTTCTTTGCCGATTAATGTCTCCACGACAATTGGCACTGGAAGACACGTTAATACAGGAAAGATAAGCAGAAGTTCTTGTTTAGAGGATGGAATTATAACATCTTTCTTTGTAACGTTGATTTTCTGGTTTATGTTTTTATAG
- the LOC123886822 gene encoding uncharacterized protein LOC123886822 has product MKTTTSHDGFKCNALCLFLPNFAGKIKPIKTRKEFTEKVAATMSRNVSLENFECGSRASAAMSHEIDGDSNNSYFDLPLELMEYNAAIEVDSHSPINCSSASFGYEKEIKGVLKYGSARGSVRKSDASTRHIRFSLSPSSPSYPASPAFCISPRLKKAREDFNAFLAAAQTA; this is encoded by the coding sequence ATGAAAACAACAACATCACATGATGGATTCAAATGCAATGCTCTTTGTCTTTTTCTTCCtaattttgctggtaaaataaaaccaattaaaacaagaaaagaatTTACAGAAAAAGTTGCGGCAACAATGTCTAGGAATGTTTCATTGGAGAATTTTGAATGTGGCTCTCGGGCTTCTGCAGCTATGTCTCATGAGATTGATGGAGATTCTAATAACTCTTACTTTGATCTTCCATTGGAGTTAATGGAATATAATGCTGCTATTGAAGTAGATTCACATTCACCTATTAATTGTTCTTCTGCATCTTTTGGttatgaaaaagaaattaaagggGTTTTGAAATATGGTTCAGCTAGAGGGAGTGTTAGAAAATCAGATGCGTCAACGCGACACATTCGGTTTTCTTTATCACCTTCTTCTCCATCATACCCTGCATCTCCAGCATTTTGTATTAGTCCTCGTTTGAAAAAAGCTAGAGAAGATTTTAATGCATTCTTAGCAGCAGCACAAACTGCATGA
- the LOC123886823 gene encoding albumin-2-like — protein MTTPLVTAAFRSSQRNQCYVFNNEKYVVLDYGRGFDKKTRVIGGPIHIADGFPMFANTPFAIGIDGSYDNDGNDTFFFKGDQCAKVDFAPDTGDSRLLMGPISITSMFPDLNANTPFATGLNAAMRSNTGKIVFLFSGPQVGSFNYETRRLEQTRSISDAFPQFVGTAFEFGLDAAFNTHDRNEVYIFKGEYYAHFNLVTSEFIGFIRKIRTDWPALKRII, from the coding sequence atgacaACTCCCCTTGTAACTGCTGCATTTCGTTCATCTCAGCGTAATCAATGTTACGTGTTCAATAATGAAAAGTATGTGGTTTTGGATTATGGTAGAGGATTTGATAAGAAAACTAGAGTTATTGGTGGTCCAATTCATATTGCTGATGGATTTCCAATGTTTGCAAACACCCCATTTGCAATTGGAATAGATGGTTCCTATGACAATGATGGAAATGACACATTCTTTTTCAAAGGAGATCAATGTGCCAAAGTAGACTTCGCTCCGGATACCGGAGATTCCAGATTACTTATGGGTCCTATTTCAATCACATCCATGTTCCCTGATCTCAACGCAAACACACCGTTTGCGACAGGATTAAATGCTGCAATGAGGTCCAACACTgggaaaattgtatttttattcagTGGACCTCAGGTCGGCTCTTTTAACTATGAGACAAGGCGTCTCGAGCAAACTAGAAGCATTTCCGATGCATTTCCTCAATTTGTTGGTACAGCCTTTGAATTTGGACTTGATGCAGCTTTTAATACTCACGATAGGAATGAAGTTTACATTTTCAAAGGAGAATACTATGCACATTTCAATCTTGTAACTAGCGAGTTTATTGGTTTTATCAGGAAAATCCGTACTGATTGGCCTGCTCTTAAGCGCATAATATAA